DNA from Desulfarculus baarsii DSM 2075:
TCGTCGCCAACCAGGAAAATTTCATGAAACGAAGCAAGGAACACGCTGAGCTTTCGCAGCTTGTGGAGTGTTTCCGATCATATAACAAATACGAGCAGGAGCTGGAGCAGAACCGCCTGCTGATGGCCGACGACGACGAGGAGTTGGCCGCCCTGGCCGGCGTCGAGGTCGAGCAGGCCGAGACGGCCCTGGTCGATCTGGAGCAACGCATGCGCCTGCTGCTTTTGCCCCAGGATCCCCGCGACGAAAAAAACGTCGTGCTGGAGATCCGGGCTGGCACGGGTGGCGACGAGGCGGCGCTGTTCGCCGCCGAGCTGTTGCGCATGTATCTGCGCTATGCCGAGCTCAAGCGCTGGAAAACCGAGATACTTTCCCAGCATCCGACCAACGCCGGCGGCTTCAAGGAAGTCATCGCCCTGATCACTGGCCGGGGGGCCTACAGCCAGCTGAAGTATGAATCGGGCGCGCACCGCGTGCAGCGGGTGCCGGCCACAGAGAGCCAGGGCCGGGTGCACACCTCGGCGGTGACGGTGGCGGTGCTGCCCGAGGCCGACGAGGTGGAGGTCGACATCAAGCCCGAGGAGCTGCGCATCGACTATTTCCGTTCGTCGGGCCCCGGCGGCCAGCACGTCAACACCACCGACAGCGCCGTGCGCATCACCCACCTGCCCACCGGTTTGGTGGTCAGCTGCCAGGACGAAAAGAGCCAGCACAAGAACAAGGCCAAGGCCCTCAAGGTGTTGGCCGCCCGCCTGTTGGAAAAGATGGAGCAGGAACAGCAAGCCGCCCTGGCCGCCAACCGCCGCAGCCAAGTCGGTTCGGGCGACCGCTCCGAACGCATCCGCACCTACAACTTCCCCCAGGGCCGCGTCACCGATCATCGCATCGGCCTGACCATCTACAAGCTCGAGGAGGTGCTGGTGGGCGAATTGGAGCTGATCATCCCCCATCTGGTGGCGTACTTCCAGGCCGAGGCCCTGAAGTCGTCCGCGGCGTGAGCGGCGATGGAGGAACTCTGGACCATCCGCCGGCTGGGCCAGTGGGCCACGGAATACCTGACCCGCCACGGGGTGGAGTCGCCGCGATCCTCGGCCGAGCTGTTGCTGTCCCAGGTTCTGGGCCTGGAGCGCATCGGGCTCTACCTTGATTTCGACCGGCCGCTGACCAAGGACGAACTGGCTGGTTTTAAAGCGCTTTTGCTGCGCCGTCGCGCCCACGAGCCGGTGGCCTACATCCGTGGCAAGCGCGAATTTTTTGGCCTGGAGCTGGCCGTGGGGCCGGGCGTGCTGATCCCCCGGCCCGAGACCGAGCTTTTGGTCGAGCGCGGCGTGGCCCTGCTGGCCCAGGCCGAGCGGCCCAAGATCCTCGACCTGTGCACCGGTGGCGGGGCGGTGGCCCTGGCCCTGGCCAGCCAACTGCCCACGGCCCGCGTGCTGGCCTGCGACATCTCGGCCCAGGCCCTGGCCTACGCCCGGCAAAACGCCCAGGCCCTGGGCCTGGAGGAGCGCGTGAGCTTCCTGCAAGGCCCGCTGTGGGAGCCGGTGGCGGCCACGGGCGGCTTTTTCGATCTGATCACCGCCAACCCGCCCTATGTGACCAGCGGCGAGTGGCCGTGCCTGCCGCCGGACGTGCGCGATCACGAACCGCGCCTGGCCCTGGAGGCCGGGCCCGAGGGCCTGGACGTGATCGGGCCGATCATCGTCGGCAGCCGGGCATTTTTGCGGCCGCTGGCCTGGCTGTTGGTGGAGATCGGCGCGGGACAGGGGCCGGCCGTGATGGCCCTGGCCCAGGCGGCGGGCATTTTTTCGCGCATCGAGTTGCTGAGGGATCTGGCGGGCATGGACCGGGTCTTGGCCTGTGAAAGGGGAGACTATGGATAAGCTGATCATCGAGGGCGGCCGGCCGCTGGTGGGCCGGGTGCGCGTCAGCGGGGCCAAGAACGCCACCTTGCCGCTGATGGCCGCCTGCCTGCTCACCGGCGGGCGCAACCGCCTGCGCAATGTGCCCAACCTGCGCGACGTGGGCACCATGGCCGCGTTGTTGCGTGAACTGGGCGCCCACGTGGATGAAAGGCCCGGCGAACTGACCATCGACACCGCCCGCGCCGAGGGCGACGAGTGCCCCTACGAGTTGGTCAAGACCATGCGGGCCTCGGTGCTGGCCCTGGGGCCGATGGTGGCCCGCTCGGGTCGGGGCCGTGTCAGCCTGCCCGGCGGCTGCGCCATTGGCGAGCGGCCCATCGATCAGCACCTCAAGGGCCTGGAGGCCATGGGCTGCCGCATCGAGTTGGAGGGCGGCTATGTCCAGGCCAGGGCCAAGCGGCTTAAAGGGGCCGAGATCACCTTTGATCTGATCACCGTCACCGGCACCGAAAACATCATGATGGCCGCCACCCTGGCCCAGGGCCGCACGGTGCTGCGCAACGCCGCCCGCGAGCCCGAGGTCGTCGATCTGGCCCAGGCCCTCAACGGGGCCGGGGCGCGCATCGAGGGCGCGGGCGACTCCATCGTGACCATCGACGGCGTCGATGGCTTGGGGTCCATCGATCACGCCGTGATGCCCGACCGCATCGAGGCCGGCACTTTCATGATGGCCGCCGGCGTGACCAGGGGCGAGTTGACCATCGAAAACGCCCAGATGGAGCACCTGACCGCCGTGGTGGCCAAGCTCAAGGAGGCGGGCCTGCGCTTTCAGCAGACGCCCAAGGGCCTGGTGGTCAGCGCCCGCCGCGCGCCCAGGCCGGTCAGTGTGATCACCGGGCCGTATCCGGGCTTTCCCACCGATCTACAGGCCCAGTTCATGGCCTTGATGACCCTGTGCAACGGCAGCGCCGTGATTCAGGAGACGATCTTTGAAAACCGCCTGATGCACGTGCCGGAGCTGCGCCGCCTGGGGGCCGAGATCGAGTGCGGCGGCAACACCGCCGTGGTCAAGGGCGTGCGCAAGCTCTCGGGCGCGCCGGTGATGGCCACCGACCTGCGGGCCTCGGCCTGCCTGGTGCTGGCCGGCCTGGCCGCCGGCGGCCAGACGCACATCAGCCGGGTTTATCACCTGGACCGGGGCTACGAGCGCATCGACCAGAAACTGATCAACGCCGGGGCCACGGTGCGCCGCGAGTCGGAGCCGGGGCCGGGCAAGGCGCACTGAAAAGGGTGCGAATGACCCCGGTCGGTGGAGGAGATATTGCCACGGCGGCCGGGCCGTGTTATCTTTGTGCGATTTTTTAACCCACACGCCCCCCGACGCGGGCCCTGTGCCGGTTGCCCGGTGATGGCCGCGCGGATGAAAGGGGCGGAGGCAAAACAGAAAGAGGAGGCTACCCGATGGCTTATGTCACCATGAGGCAGCTTCTGGAGGCGGGCGTCCACTTCGGCCACCACACCGGCCGCTGGAACCCCAAGATGCGCGGCTATATCTTCGGCGCGCGCAACGGCATCCACATTGTCGACCTCCAGAAGACCGTCAAGCTTTTCCGCGACGCCTACGACGCGGTGGTCAAGGCCGTGTCCCGGGGCGGCGACGTGCTCTTCGTGGGCACCAAGCGCCAGGCCGCCGACATCGTCATGGAAGAAGCCAGGCGCTGCGGCATGTACTACGTCAACCACCGTTGGTTGGGCGGCATGCTCACCAACTTCCAGACGATCAAAAAATCCATCGACCGCTACAAGTGGCTCGAGGGCATCATCGCCGACGGCACCATCGACAACTACCCCAAGAAAGAGGCCATCGGGCTGCGCCGCGAGCTGGAGAAGCTGGAGCTCAACCTGGGCGGCATCAAGGACATGACCCGGCTGCCCTCGGTCATCTTCATCGTCGACATCCGCAAGGAGCGCATCGCCGTCAGCGAGGCCAAACGACTGGGCATCCCCACCGTGGCCATCGTCGACACCAACTGCGACCCCGACAACATCGACTACGTCATCCCCGGCAACGATGACGCCATCCGGGCTATCCGCCTGATGTGCTCCAAGGTCGCCGAGGCCACCATGGAGGGCCTGGCCCTGCGCGATCAGCGCGGCGCCGATCGGGCCGCCCGCGCCGATGGCGTGGACATGCAGATGGAAGTGCCAGGGCTGACCGTGGGCCGCGCCGACGAAGAAGGCGGCCCCGAGATCATCCGCAAAGGCGACGGCCCGGAGGCCTGAGCGCCCGGCCCGCGCCGTTTTTTCAGATTAACGCCTGGTCCCGGACCGGCCTGCGCCGGCCTCCGGGACTGGTCTTGATAAGGAGTGACACCGTGGAAATCTCCGTCGCCGACATCAAAAAGCTGCGCGAGAAGACCAACGCCGGCATGATGGACTGCAAAAAGGCCCTGACCGAGTGCGGGGGCGACATGGAAAAGGCCGTGGACTGGCTGCGCCAGAAGGGCCTTTCCGTGGCGGCCAAGCGGGCCGACCGCGAGGCCCTGGAAGGCCAGGTGGCCTGCTACATCCACGCCGGCGGCAAGCTGGGCGTGATGGTCGAGGTCAACTGCGAGACCGACTTCAGCGCCAAGACCGACGAGTTCAGCCAGTTCGCCCGCGACGTGGCCATGCACATCGCCGCGGTCAACCCGCTGTGCGTCTCCGAGGAACAACTGGACCCGGCCGTGGTCGAGCGCGAGCGGGCCATCTACCGCCAGCAGGCCCTGGAGCAGGGCAAGCCCGAGAAGATCCTCGACAAGATCATCGAGGGCAAGATGGCCAAGTTCGTCTCCGAGTCTTGTCTGCTCAGCCAGGCCTTTGTCAAGGACACCGACAAGACCATCGCCGACCTGCTCAACGAACTGCGGGCCAAGACCGGCGAGAACGTGCAGATCCGTCGCTTCGCGCGGTTCGTGCTGGGCGAGCAGGCCTGAGGTCGGGCCGTCGCCCGCCTTTGCTGGCGTTTTTCGCCGTGAACGCCTATGATGACCCAACGACCGCCGGACGTGCGTCGCGCCCGGCGGTCGTCGATCCCGTTTCCGCGTTTGCGCGGGGTCGGCAGTATGTCTGAAGGAGGGTTTCGTGGCGCGAAAAGCCGCCTATAATCGGGTGCTTCTCAAGATCAGCGGCGAGGCGCTGATGGGCGAGGCCGACTTTGGCATCTCGCCCCAGGTGCTGCAGTTCGTGGCCGATGAATTGGTCCAGGCCCTGGCCTGCGAGGTGCAGGTTGGCGTGGTCATCGGCGGCGGCAACATCTTCCGCGGCGTCAGCGACAGCGCCCGCGGCATGGACCGCGTGCAGGCCGACCACATGGGCATGCTGGCCACGGTGATCAACTCGCTGGCCCTGCAAGACGCCATGGAGCAGCGCGACGTGCCCACCAGGGTCATGAGCGCCATCAGCGTGCCCCAGGCCGCCGAGCCCTACATCCGCCGCCGCGCCGTGCGTCACATGGAAAAAAACCGCCTGGTCATCTTCGCCGCCGGCACGGGCAACCCCTTTTTCAGCACCGACACCGCCGCGGCCCTGCGGGCCAAGGAGATCGGCGCGGAGGTGCTTTTGAAGGCCACCAAGGTCGACGGCATCTACGACTGCGACCCGGTGAAAAACCCCGGCGCCAACAAGCTGGAGCTGCTGACCTACGACGACGTGCTGACCCGGCACCTCAAGTTCATGGACGCCACGGCCATTTCGCTGGCCGGCGACAATGACCTGCCGGTCATCGTATTCGACCTGATGAAGCCCGGCAACATCCGGCGGGTGCTCATGGGCGAGCAGCTCGGCTCCCGCGTGGAGGGATGAGCGTGATCGACGACACCAAAAACGAAGCCAAGGAACGCATGCACAAGGCCATCGAGGCCCTCAAGCGCGATTTCAGCCGCGTGCGCACCGGTCGGGCCACGCCCACCATCCTCGACGGCGTGCGCGCCGATTACTACGGCCAGCCCACGCCGCTCAACCAGATGGCCGGCATCTCGGTGCCCGAGGCCCGGCTGATCGTGATCCAGCCGTGGGATCCCAAGAGCTGCGAGCTCATCGAAAAGGCCATCCTGGCCAGCGATCTGGGCCTGACGCCCCAGAGCGACGGCAAGGTCGTGCGCATCAATTTCCCGCCCCTGACCCAGGAGCGCCGCAAGGACTTGGCCAAGCTCGTGCGCAAGATGGCCGAGGAGGCCAAGGTGGCCGTGCGCGCCGCCCGCCGCGACGCCAACGAGATGCTCAAGGAATTCAAGAAGGAAGGCGAAATCAGCGAGGACGACGCCTTCCGCGGCCAAGAGGAAATCCAAAAGACCACCGACGACTTCATCAAGAAAGTCGACGAGACGTTGGCCGAAAAAGAAAAAGAAATCATGGAGTTCTAGCTCCGCTGGCGCGGGTGGATCGATCCTGATGACCAAGGAGCCAAACCTGAGCGACCTGGAGTCGCGGCTGGACAAAAGCAGCCTGCCCCGCCACGTGGCCGTGATCATGGACGGCAACGGCCGCTGGGCCCAGCGTCAGGGCCTGCCCCGCGTGCGCGGCCACGAGGCCGGCGCCGAAAGCGTGCGCGCGGTGGTGCGCACCTGCCGCCGCCTGGGCGTCGAAGCCCTGACCCTCTACGCCTTCAGCGAGGAAAACTGGGCCCGGCCCAAGGCCGAGGTGGCCGCCCTGTGGAAGCTGCTGGGCCGTTTCCTCAAGCAGGAGCGGGCCGAGATGCTCGCCCAGGGCATCCGCCTCAACGCCATCGGCTCTTTGCACAAGCTGCCCACGGCCACCGCCCAGGCCCTGCGAAAGGTCATGGCCGACACCGCCGGCGGTCGCCAGATGGTCCTGACCCTGGCCCTTTCCTATGGCGGCCGGCAAGAGCTGACCGAGGCCGCCCACCGCTTGTGTAGACGCGTGGCCGCTGGCCAACTGCGGCCCGAGGACGTCGACGAGGCGGCCGTGGCCGCCAGCCTGTACACCCACGATCTGCCCGATGTCGATTTTCTCATCCGCACCAGCGGCGAACTGCGCGTGAGCAACTTTTTGCTGTGGCAGATGGCCTACGCCGAGTTCTACTTCACCGAGCTGCATTTTCCCGATTTCCGCGAGGCCGCCCTGGTCGAGGCCCTGACCGAGTACGCCCGGCGGCAGCGGCGCTTCGGCCAGACCGGCCAGCAAGTGGAGGAGGCCGCTCGTGGCCGCTGAGCCCGTCAAATCCCGCTGGGCCGACCTGGGCCTGCGCGTGGCCACGGGGCTGGTGCTGTTTGTGGGCATCGTGCTGCTGATCATGCTGGCCCCGCTGGCGGCGCTTGCCGGGCTGGTGGCGCTGGTGGCGATGCTGGGCATGGGCGAGCTGCTGCGCATGACCACGGCCGGTCGCTGGGGCCTGGCGGAGTTCGCCGCGCTGGGCCTGGCCGCGGCCTTGCCGCTGTGCGCGCTGTTGGGCGGGGCCGGGTTGGCCGCCGGGCTGCTGGTGGCGCTGCTGGCCAGCTCGATCGCGGCGGTGTTGGCCGGCGACGACCTGGACCTGGCCTGGGACAAGATGACCCGCCGTTTCTGGGACGTGGCCTATTGCGGCGGTTTGCTGGCCTGCGTGTTGCCCCTGGCGGCCTTGCCCGGCGGCCGGGTGCTGGTGATCTTTTGCATCATCAGCGTGGCCGCCGCCGACGTGGGGGCCTATTTCGCCGGGCATCAATTTGGCCGGCGCAAGCTGGCCCCGCGCATCTCGCCGGGCAAGACCATCGAAGGCCTGATCGGCGGGGCGCTGCTGTCTTTCGCGGTGGGCGGGGCCTTCGCGGCGCTGTGGCTGGCCGACACTATCTGGTGGTTGGGCGGCCTGGTGGGCCTGGTTCTGGGCCTGGTCAGCGTGGGCGGCGATCTGCTGGAGTCTTCGCTCAAGCGCCAGGCCGGCGTCAAGGACTCCAGCGGCCTGCTGCCCGGCCACGGCGGCGTGCTCGACCGCATCGACGGCCACGTCACCGCCTTTCCGCTGTTTCTGCTGATCCGGGTGATCTGGTGGTGAAAAAGCGCCTGGCCATTCTGGGCTCCACCGGCTCCATCGGCCAAAGCACCCTGGATGTGGTTCGCCGCCAGGCCGAGCGCTTCGAGATCGTCAGCCTCACCGCGGCCAGCTCGGTGGAGGCCCTTGCCGCCCAGGCCATCGAGTTTCGGCCAAAAATCGTCGCCGTGGCCAACCAGGAGGCCGCCGGCCGCCTGCGGGCGCTGCTGCCGGCCGGCCTGCGCTCGTTGGTGGCGCACGGGGCCGAGGGCTATCTGGAGGCCGCCGCCGGCTGCGGGGCCCAGGTGGTGGTTTCGGCCATGGTCGGGGCGGCGGGGCTGTTGCCGACGCTGGCGGCGGTCAAGGCCGGGCTGACCGTCGCCCTGGCCAACAAGGAGACGCTGGTGGCCGGCGGCGAGCTGGTCATGGCCGAGGCCGCCCGCGGCGGCGCGACGATCCTGCCGGTGGACAGCGAGCATTCGGCCATTTTCCAGTGCCTGCTGGCCGGCGCGCCCGAGGAGGTCGCCCGGCTGTGGCTGACGGCCAGCGGCGGGCCCTTTCGCCAACTCGACCGCCAGGCCCTGGCCAAGGTCACGCCCGAGCAGGCCCTGGCCCACCCCAACTGGTCGATGGGCCCCAAGATCACCGTCGATTCGGCCACGCTGATGAACAAGGGCCTGGAAGTCATCGAGGCCCACTGGCTTTTTGACCAGCCCTACGATAAGATCAAAGTCGTGGTCCATCCCCAGTCCATCGTCCATTCCATGGTCGAGTTCGTCGACGGAAACTTCATGGCCCAGATGGGCCCGCCGGACATGCGCCTGCCCATCGCCCTGGCCCTGAACCACCCCCGGCGGCTACGCGCCGTGGGCCCCAGCCTGGACCCAGGCAAGCTGGCGGCGCTGAGCTTCGAGGAGCCGGACCCGGAACGTTTTCCGGCCCTGGGCCTGGCCTGTCAGGCCGGCCGAGCCGGCAAGGCCGCCCCGGCGGTGCTCAACGCCGCCAACGAAGTGGCCGTGCGGCGTTTTCTGGCCGGGCGGCTGGGATTTTTGGATATCGCCTCCTGCGTGGAGGCCGTCCTAGAGCGTCATCCCGGCCTGCCGGCAGACAGCATCGGCGCCATCCTGGAGGCCGACCGCTGGGCCAGGGCCGAGGCCAGGGCCTGGCTGGATCGACGCGGGAGCTGAA
Protein-coding regions in this window:
- a CDS encoding phosphatidate cytidylyltransferase; protein product: MAAEPVKSRWADLGLRVATGLVLFVGIVLLIMLAPLAALAGLVALVAMLGMGELLRMTTAGRWGLAEFAALGLAAALPLCALLGGAGLAAGLLVALLASSIAAVLAGDDLDLAWDKMTRRFWDVAYCGGLLACVLPLAALPGGRVLVIFCIISVAAADVGAYFAGHQFGRRKLAPRISPGKTIEGLIGGALLSFAVGGAFAALWLADTIWWLGGLVGLVLGLVSVGGDLLESSLKRQAGVKDSSGLLPGHGGVLDRIDGHVTAFPLFLLIRVIWW
- the rpsB gene encoding 30S ribosomal protein S2 — its product is MAYVTMRQLLEAGVHFGHHTGRWNPKMRGYIFGARNGIHIVDLQKTVKLFRDAYDAVVKAVSRGGDVLFVGTKRQAADIVMEEARRCGMYYVNHRWLGGMLTNFQTIKKSIDRYKWLEGIIADGTIDNYPKKEAIGLRRELEKLELNLGGIKDMTRLPSVIFIVDIRKERIAVSEAKRLGIPTVAIVDTNCDPDNIDYVIPGNDDAIRAIRLMCSKVAEATMEGLALRDQRGADRAARADGVDMQMEVPGLTVGRADEEGGPEIIRKGDGPEA
- the tsf gene encoding translation elongation factor Ts encodes the protein MEISVADIKKLREKTNAGMMDCKKALTECGGDMEKAVDWLRQKGLSVAAKRADREALEGQVACYIHAGGKLGVMVEVNCETDFSAKTDEFSQFARDVAMHIAAVNPLCVSEEQLDPAVVERERAIYRQQALEQGKPEKILDKIIEGKMAKFVSESCLLSQAFVKDTDKTIADLLNELRAKTGENVQIRRFARFVLGEQA
- a CDS encoding isoprenyl transferase, whose translation is MTKEPNLSDLESRLDKSSLPRHVAVIMDGNGRWAQRQGLPRVRGHEAGAESVRAVVRTCRRLGVEALTLYAFSEENWARPKAEVAALWKLLGRFLKQERAEMLAQGIRLNAIGSLHKLPTATAQALRKVMADTAGGRQMVLTLALSYGGRQELTEAAHRLCRRVAAGQLRPEDVDEAAVAASLYTHDLPDVDFLIRTSGELRVSNFLLWQMAYAEFYFTELHFPDFREAALVEALTEYARRQRRFGQTGQQVEEAARGR
- a CDS encoding 1-deoxy-D-xylulose-5-phosphate reductoisomerase, with the translated sequence MKKRLAILGSTGSIGQSTLDVVRRQAERFEIVSLTAASSVEALAAQAIEFRPKIVAVANQEAAGRLRALLPAGLRSLVAHGAEGYLEAAAGCGAQVVVSAMVGAAGLLPTLAAVKAGLTVALANKETLVAGGELVMAEAARGGATILPVDSEHSAIFQCLLAGAPEEVARLWLTASGGPFRQLDRQALAKVTPEQALAHPNWSMGPKITVDSATLMNKGLEVIEAHWLFDQPYDKIKVVVHPQSIVHSMVEFVDGNFMAQMGPPDMRLPIALALNHPRRLRAVGPSLDPGKLAALSFEEPDPERFPALGLACQAGRAGKAAPAVLNAANEVAVRRFLAGRLGFLDIASCVEAVLERHPGLPADSIGAILEADRWARAEARAWLDRRGS
- the pyrH gene encoding UMP kinase, translated to MARKAAYNRVLLKISGEALMGEADFGISPQVLQFVADELVQALACEVQVGVVIGGGNIFRGVSDSARGMDRVQADHMGMLATVINSLALQDAMEQRDVPTRVMSAISVPQAAEPYIRRRAVRHMEKNRLVIFAAGTGNPFFSTDTAAALRAKEIGAEVLLKATKVDGIYDCDPVKNPGANKLELLTYDDVLTRHLKFMDATAISLAGDNDLPVIVFDLMKPGNIRRVLMGEQLGSRVEG
- the murA gene encoding UDP-N-acetylglucosamine 1-carboxyvinyltransferase produces the protein MDKLIIEGGRPLVGRVRVSGAKNATLPLMAACLLTGGRNRLRNVPNLRDVGTMAALLRELGAHVDERPGELTIDTARAEGDECPYELVKTMRASVLALGPMVARSGRGRVSLPGGCAIGERPIDQHLKGLEAMGCRIELEGGYVQARAKRLKGAEITFDLITVTGTENIMMAATLAQGRTVLRNAAREPEVVDLAQALNGAGARIEGAGDSIVTIDGVDGLGSIDHAVMPDRIEAGTFMMAAGVTRGELTIENAQMEHLTAVVAKLKEAGLRFQQTPKGLVVSARRAPRPVSVITGPYPGFPTDLQAQFMALMTLCNGSAVIQETIFENRLMHVPELRRLGAEIECGGNTAVVKGVRKLSGAPVMATDLRASACLVLAGLAAGGQTHISRVYHLDRGYERIDQKLINAGATVRRESEPGPGKAH
- the prfA gene encoding peptide chain release factor 1; protein product: MAMSPDLKARLEEVEARFNAVERELADPNIVANQENFMKRSKEHAELSQLVECFRSYNKYEQELEQNRLLMADDDEELAALAGVEVEQAETALVDLEQRMRLLLLPQDPRDEKNVVLEIRAGTGGDEAALFAAELLRMYLRYAELKRWKTEILSQHPTNAGGFKEVIALITGRGAYSQLKYESGAHRVQRVPATESQGRVHTSAVTVAVLPEADEVEVDIKPEELRIDYFRSSGPGGQHVNTTDSAVRITHLPTGLVVSCQDEKSQHKNKAKALKVLAARLLEKMEQEQQAALAANRRSQVGSGDRSERIRTYNFPQGRVTDHRIGLTIYKLEEVLVGELELIIPHLVAYFQAEALKSSAA
- the prmC gene encoding peptide chain release factor N(5)-glutamine methyltransferase, yielding MEELWTIRRLGQWATEYLTRHGVESPRSSAELLLSQVLGLERIGLYLDFDRPLTKDELAGFKALLLRRRAHEPVAYIRGKREFFGLELAVGPGVLIPRPETELLVERGVALLAQAERPKILDLCTGGGAVALALASQLPTARVLACDISAQALAYARQNAQALGLEERVSFLQGPLWEPVAATGGFFDLITANPPYVTSGEWPCLPPDVRDHEPRLALEAGPEGLDVIGPIIVGSRAFLRPLAWLLVEIGAGQGPAVMALAQAAGIFSRIELLRDLAGMDRVLACERGDYG
- the frr gene encoding ribosome recycling factor — its product is MSVIDDTKNEAKERMHKAIEALKRDFSRVRTGRATPTILDGVRADYYGQPTPLNQMAGISVPEARLIVIQPWDPKSCELIEKAILASDLGLTPQSDGKVVRINFPPLTQERRKDLAKLVRKMAEEAKVAVRAARRDANEMLKEFKKEGEISEDDAFRGQEEIQKTTDDFIKKVDETLAEKEKEIMEF